Within the Salinibacterium sp. TMP30 genome, the region GGGTGAGCCCAGGCAGACCGTTGTCCCACCGGGCCTGGTTCACCAAGTTATGAATTGTGTCGGCTGGGGCCGCACTGACCGGAGTAGCGACAGCAACAGGCAGCACGACGACAGCAATCAGTAGCGCGAAGAGCGCGCTACTGATGCGCGGGATGGTGCGGCGTGAAAAGAACATTATCAAGCAAGTATCCGCAGATTTTCGCGTTGAGCAAACTCCACGCCGCACCTTTCGCTTAAATCAGAGACTTGGTGTGCCACACCGTCTTGGTCTCGGTCCATTGAACGATGCGTTCAATGGACGGTGCGGGAACACCGCCAACGGGACCAGAAACGCGCTTGAGGGTGTCTGCCGCGGAGATCTGCAGGTCGACCCATTCGAGCTGTTCAGCCCCGGCGAGGTCAAGGCCGTTGACGTCAGCGTGGCTCGCAAGCCAGGGCACGATCTCGGCCGGCGAACCGGTGAGGATGTTGACGACACCACCGGGAACGTCGCTCGTGGCGAGAACCTCCGAGAGGCTGATCGCGCTGAGCGGTGCACCCTGGTGAGCAACAACTACAACAGTGTTACCGCTGACGAGCGCCGGAGCGATGACGCTCACGAGGCCCAGCAGCGATGATGACTCCTGAGGCGCAACGATCGCGATGACACCGCTCGGCTCCGGCGTCGAGAGGTTGAAGTACGGGCCAGAGACTGGGTTGCCATTTCCAGCGACCTGCACATATTTGTCTGCCCAGCCCGCGTACCAGACCCAGGCATCAATGGCGGTGTCGAGTTGCGCTG harbors:
- a CDS encoding aldehyde dehydrogenase family protein; amino-acid sequence: MTRLTVSKTYKLYIGGKFPRSESGRTYEVATTKGAFLANAALASRKDARDAVVAARAAFGGWSGATGYNRGQVLYRIAELLEGRREQFIDELMATESLSKAAATAQLDTAIDAWVWYAGWADKYVQVAGNGNPVSGPYFNLSTPEPSGVIAIVAPQESSSLLGLVSVIAPALVSGNTVVVVAHQGAPLSAISLSEVLATSDVPGGVVNILTGSPAEIVPWLASHADVNGLDLAGAEQLEWVDLQISAADTLKRVSGPVGGVPAPSIERIVQWTETKTVWHTKSLI